The Engystomops pustulosus chromosome 1, aEngPut4.maternal, whole genome shotgun sequence genome has a window encoding:
- the F2RL3 gene encoding proteinase-activated receptor 4 isoform X1 — MVFSSCLLSNPILLLALWVRSLATQDYDDYSDETNISDFASCPQPRSFKGELNDTFLKMSASSKDHLNSSITVVLIPSIYMVIFMVGLPANAIALWVFATKVKKMTSTVFLMNLAVADLLLILVLPFKILYYYLGNNWIFGELMCRAVTSFFYGNMYCSALLLMSISFDRYLAVVHPFFSRTFRSRIFAIVICSTCWLIAMLATIPLTTMQQSYRLLETDLTLCHDALPQDEQAEYLFYYFMSVVVLCFILPLVIIVFSYTAVIRELILSGEKYTYAVKLSALVLFVVIIFLTPSNVVLLMHYSEHCLQRHEDLYAIYMVCLTLSTLNSCVDPFIYYYASEEFRDKVRNKFRKKSAISITSVKTSKETLPPSYHNYRSHSVL, encoded by the exons ATGGTCTTCTCTAGCTGCTTGCTCTCCAACCCCATCCTGCTCCTGGCTTTATGGGTCAGGTCTCTGGCCACACAAGATTATGATG ATTATTCTGATGAAACAAATATATCCGATTTTGCATCATGTCCACAACCACGCTCCTTCAAAGGTGAACTCaacgacacatttttaaaaatgtctgcATCATCGAAAGATCATCTGAATAGTTCTATAACGGTTGTGCTCATACCTTCCATCTACATGGTTATATTCATGGTGGGACTACCAGCCAATGCTATTGCCCTATGGGTTTTTGCTACCAAAGTCAAAAAGATGACATCTACGGTGTTCCTCATGAATTTGGCTGTGGCCGACCTCTTGCTTATATTGGTTCTGCCCTTTAAGATACTTTACTATTATTTGGGAAACAATTGGATTTTTGGTGAGCTGATGTGCAGGGCTGTGACAAGCTTCTTTTATGGTAACATGTATTGCTCAGCCTTACTTCTGATGAGTATCAGTTTTGACCGTTACCTGGCGGTAGTGCACCCTTTTTTCTCCAGAACATTCAGAAGCAGGATTTTTGCAATTGTCATTTGTTCTACTTGCTGGCTAATAGCCATGTTAGCTACCATTCCTTTAACCACTATGCAACAATCCTACCGCCTTCTGGAAACTGATCTTACATTGTGTCATGATGCTCTTCCGCAAGATGAACAAGCAGAGTATCTGTTTTATTATTTCATGTCTGTTGTGGTCTTGTGCTTTATTTTACCTCTAGTAATTATTGTATTTAGTTACACTGCTGTAATTCGGGAACTGATACTAAGTGGAGAGAAATACACCTATGCTGTAAAACTAAGTGCATTGGTGTTATTTGTAGTGATCATTTTCTTGACCCCAAGCAATGTGGTTCTTCTAATGCATTACTCAGAGCACTGTCTTCAAAGACATGAAGACCTTTATGCAATCTATATGGTCTGCCTAACTTTGAGCACCTTAAACAGCTGTGTGGATCCTTTCATCTATTATTATGCTTCTGAGGAATTTCGTGACAAGGTGAGAAATAAGTTTAGGAAAAAATCTGCAATATCAATAACCTCAGTAAAAACGTCTAAAGAGACGCTACCACCAAGTTACCACAACTATCGGTCTCATTCTGTGCTGTGA
- the F2RL3 gene encoding proteinase-activated receptor 4 isoform X2 — MSASSKDHLNSSITVVLIPSIYMVIFMVGLPANAIALWVFATKVKKMTSTVFLMNLAVADLLLILVLPFKILYYYLGNNWIFGELMCRAVTSFFYGNMYCSALLLMSISFDRYLAVVHPFFSRTFRSRIFAIVICSTCWLIAMLATIPLTTMQQSYRLLETDLTLCHDALPQDEQAEYLFYYFMSVVVLCFILPLVIIVFSYTAVIRELILSGEKYTYAVKLSALVLFVVIIFLTPSNVVLLMHYSEHCLQRHEDLYAIYMVCLTLSTLNSCVDPFIYYYASEEFRDKVRNKFRKKSAISITSVKTSKETLPPSYHNYRSHSVL, encoded by the coding sequence atgtctgcATCATCGAAAGATCATCTGAATAGTTCTATAACGGTTGTGCTCATACCTTCCATCTACATGGTTATATTCATGGTGGGACTACCAGCCAATGCTATTGCCCTATGGGTTTTTGCTACCAAAGTCAAAAAGATGACATCTACGGTGTTCCTCATGAATTTGGCTGTGGCCGACCTCTTGCTTATATTGGTTCTGCCCTTTAAGATACTTTACTATTATTTGGGAAACAATTGGATTTTTGGTGAGCTGATGTGCAGGGCTGTGACAAGCTTCTTTTATGGTAACATGTATTGCTCAGCCTTACTTCTGATGAGTATCAGTTTTGACCGTTACCTGGCGGTAGTGCACCCTTTTTTCTCCAGAACATTCAGAAGCAGGATTTTTGCAATTGTCATTTGTTCTACTTGCTGGCTAATAGCCATGTTAGCTACCATTCCTTTAACCACTATGCAACAATCCTACCGCCTTCTGGAAACTGATCTTACATTGTGTCATGATGCTCTTCCGCAAGATGAACAAGCAGAGTATCTGTTTTATTATTTCATGTCTGTTGTGGTCTTGTGCTTTATTTTACCTCTAGTAATTATTGTATTTAGTTACACTGCTGTAATTCGGGAACTGATACTAAGTGGAGAGAAATACACCTATGCTGTAAAACTAAGTGCATTGGTGTTATTTGTAGTGATCATTTTCTTGACCCCAAGCAATGTGGTTCTTCTAATGCATTACTCAGAGCACTGTCTTCAAAGACATGAAGACCTTTATGCAATCTATATGGTCTGCCTAACTTTGAGCACCTTAAACAGCTGTGTGGATCCTTTCATCTATTATTATGCTTCTGAGGAATTTCGTGACAAGGTGAGAAATAAGTTTAGGAAAAAATCTGCAATATCAATAACCTCAGTAAAAACGTCTAAAGAGACGCTACCACCAAGTTACCACAACTATCGGTCTCATTCTGTGCTGTGA